GGTGCTAGAATCTCTCCAGCCAATTCTTCTGCATGagaatgtttatttattattagggtggaTTGTTTATTTTGTACACAGAAAGGTTTCAGTCGTACCACACATAGAATAAAATGGGTGAAACAAATGATTTTACTTAAACCAAAATCTCAGGATACATTGTTCTGACGAACATGACCAAGATTATGATGAGTTACACAGCCTGATGATACAAGAAAGGcttaatatttattttccacgatgttatttagctccacactatatttttgggtcagacttaaatatttatttcccaaatactgattttgcaaactaaatgtttagctctaaaataaatatttagctgggatctaaatatttatttcggaaaataaatattgaatttacaaaataaatatttaattagtaagttAAATATTTGTTTAGTGAAttcaatatttattttacaaactaaatatttagatcagacctaaatatttagtttgcaaaataaatatttaactataaattaagTATTTAGCTtgctatttatttggaaactttaacatttataaatgtatgaataacatggtgaaaatatgacttcgaaaaagtgaactcccaattttttctcttatgatatgccaaataaccaaaaatattgctgttagattatgactgtttgactttacaaatggcaccccatagtgaTTCAACAAACTACTACAAAGTAATTGCTGAATGATTGTGTGTTTGTGGTGACACCTGTGGAAACTAAACAGCCACCACTGCCATCATCACACATCTGGTTTTAAAAAGCAGGTTTATTTACATATTACCAAAGTGAAGTACAATTTGAGATTCATATCAAACATTAACAGCGTTATAAATGACAAAACATACAAATTCATTTGAACAGAAAGTGGAAAATACAAAAGCTGAAAAATGTATTAAACCTGAACAAACCTTTACatttgaaaacatgttttaaacctTTATAAGAAACAAAAATGCTTCTTCTCGATATGCATGCTATACATAAAATATATAGTACtaaattatttaaacaaaatgaaaattaaatgCTGATCTTGTTTCAGTTAAGATTCTTGGAACAGAAACCAACCCAgtttcaggtaactgaagagatctGTACAATTCCTTTAAATGAACGGTTGAGTTTGAATCAGCTCGCTGAGATAGGCAGGGCTGGTGTGCAGACCTGGGGAGGTGATaggatctgtttttttttttggtctactGGAGGACACGTGCAACAGCATTTAAAATCTGCTGCATCTGTTTGACGCCACAAAGTACTGACACCCCTACAGGCGCCGGCTCCAACATTTAGGCTTATTTGTTTCATAATGGCTGGGTTCTTCATGACGACTGGTGCGCTCAAGTTAAAACTGGAACTTCTGATCTCGCTGCTGGAAAGTGAAATTTGAGGGAAGATTCCGCGTTGCCGCTGGAGATGCTGCGATCGGGTGATGTTGGAGAACAAACTGAGGGCACTGTGAGAGCAGGAGATGTGGCAGAGATAGATGTAGAGCTCACCATCTGCAGCCTTAACTGGAATCCACATGGGCAGCCCAAATCATGCATGAGTTGCAGCACATCCTTACGGAAGCGCATGCCGACCAGACCATACAGAATGGGGTTGAGGCAGCAGCGGGAGTAAGCCAGAGTACAGGTGGCATACTCTAGCACCGTAGTTTTGGACTTTCCCGCTAGTTTGAGAGACAATATCAAGGTGTAGGGCAGCTGGAACATCAGAAAAGCTAAGACCAGAAACACCATTAGCTTCAGCGTACGCTGACGATGCCACTGTTTACCTTTGCGATGCACGTGGCCGCCCCATAAAACTACACCAATGGAAGTATAGCATGTCACCATGATGACAAAGGACACACAGAAGACAGCAATGATGGTACCACTGGGGGCCATCCTGACGAGCCCTGCTGCTTGAAGGCCACAGTATAGTGAACCAGCATTCATGTTGACTCCAGAGTAGATGATTTCAGGCAGGCTGAGGAGAACAGCAGCAATCCAGACACCTACAGCAGCAACATTTCCTGCTGTCAGTATCAGGCTGCGCAGTCGCAGCATCTTATGGGCTCGTGTAACCACCATGTAGCGGTCGACGCTTATGCAGGCAAGCAGCAGCAGCCCGCTGTACGTGTTGATAGCGTAGCATGCACGCATGATTTTGCAAATGAGGGCAGGAAAGATCCAACCCAGATGGGTGTCAATGGCCTGCAAAGGGATGGTGAGGAGCAGGATGAGGTC
This Nothobranchius furzeri strain GRZ-AD chromosome 16, NfurGRZ-RIMD1, whole genome shotgun sequence DNA region includes the following protein-coding sequences:
- the ccr10 gene encoding C-C chemokine receptor type 10; its protein translation is MTGLLAKDTISEVSKTQNPSHWLVVAKAEPSLVFKSARFTNLFCGRRKMAWDMFNSTGTDSLQVSVEQQDERSPRVTEVVKDRAKSLSQRVHDVSNWVCPRGASGSPFSQELKMSQSLHYGLISTLSEPLFSNEEWYYQNLSNDSYSDYDGHDSDLYGGPDKHQENMIKTFQTCAFCVIFLLGVVGNCLVIATFARYCCLRLRSMTDVFLFHLALADLILLLTIPLQAIDTHLGWIFPALICKIMRACYAINTYSGLLLLACISVDRYMVVTRAHKMLRLRSLILTAGNVAAVGVWIAAVLLSLPEIIYSGVNMNAGSLYCGLQAAGLVRMAPSGTIIAVFCVSFVIMVTCYTSIGVVLWGGHVHRKGKQWHRQRTLKLMVFLVLAFLMFQLPYTLILSLKLAGKSKTTVLEYATCTLAYSRCCLNPILYGLVGMRFRKDVLQLMHDLGCPCGFQLRLQMVSSTSISATSPALTVPSVCSPTSPDRSISSGNAESSLKFHFPAARSEVPVLT